From the genome of Chelonoidis abingdonii isolate Lonesome George chromosome 25, CheloAbing_2.0, whole genome shotgun sequence, one region includes:
- the LOC116828576 gene encoding olfactory receptor 14A16-like, with translation MSNQTTMTEFLLLGFSDVPQLQILHVVVFLVLYLASLLGNLLILTAIALNHQLHTPMYFFLMNLSILDFSSVCVTIPRSMANSLMNTRLISYSGCVTQVFLLVFFASADFAILTIMAYDRYVAICQPLHYERVMNRRACVQMAASAWISVILYSAVHTGNTFAISFCGGNMVDQFFCEVPQLLKLACSNSDLRKVRFLIFSMCLASSCFVFIIVSYVQIFTTVMRIPSEQDRHKAFSTCLPHLIVVFWFICTGTFANLKPTSSSTSGLDLMVAVLYSVLPPMTNPIIYSMRNKELKGALSKLIGWRLFSKNKMSIFLHQ, from the coding sequence ATGTCCAACCAAACCACCATGACCGAAttccttctcctgggattctctgaTGTTCCACAACTGCAGATTTTACACGTCGTGGTGTTTCTAGTGCTTTACCTGGCATCCCTACTGGGGAACCTTCTCATCCTCACAGCCATAGCCCTCAACCACCaacttcacacccccatgtacttcttcctgatgaATCTGTCCATCCTAGACTTCAGCTCTGTCTGTGTCACCATCCCCAGATCCATGGCGAACTCCCTCATGAACACAAGATTGATTTCTTATTCTGGATGTGTCACCCAAGTCTTTCTCCTTGTCTTCTTTGCTTCAGCAGATTTTGCCATACTGACCATCATGGCGTATGACCGATATGTTGCTATCtgccaaccactgcactatgAGAGAGTGATGAACAGAAGAGCTTGTGTCCAAATGGCAGCCAGTGCCTGGATCAGTGTTATTCTCTATTCTGCAGTGCACACTGGAAACACGTTTGCAATATCATTCTGTGGAGGCAACATGGtggatcagttcttctgtgaagTCCCCCAGCTCCTCAAGCTCGCTTGCTCTAACTCAGACCTCAGGAAAGTCAGGTTTCTCATCTTTAGTATGTGCTTAGCCTCaagctgctttgtttttataattGTGTCATATGTTCAGATCTTCACCACAGTGATGAGAATCCCCTCTGAGCAGGACCGgcataaagccttctccacctgcctccctcacctCATTGTGGTCTTCTGGTTTATTTGCACTGGGACCTTTGCCAACTTGAAACCCACCTCCAGCTCAACCTCAGGTCTTGATCTCATGGTGGCTGTTCTCTATTCTGTGTTGCCACCAATGACAAATCCGATCATCtacagcatgaggaacaaggagCTCAAAGGTGCACTGAGTAAACTGATAGGTTGGAGGTTATTCTCTAAGAATAAAATGTCCATATTTCTCCATCAGTAA